A window of Pseudomonas mucidolens contains these coding sequences:
- the ubiB gene encoding ubiquinone biosynthesis regulatory protein kinase UbiB, which yields MKLLAVRRLFRIQRVVIRYRLDDLLFALPLPWFLLAVRYVLPWRWFPRKSLDLSRGARLRLALQDLGPIFIKFGQILSTRRDLLPEDIADELMLLQDRVPPFDSQLSMKLIEEQLGKKISEVFSRFDIAPLASASVAQVHAAQLKTGEEVVVKVIRPGLKPIIGQDLAWLFILARAAERFSADARLLHPVDVVADYEKTIYDELDLLREAANASQLKRNFEGSPLLYVPQVYWDWCRPKVLVMERIYGVQVTDLATLADQRTDMKMLAERGVEIFFTQVFRDSFFHADMHPGNIFVSTVNPWSPQYIAIDCGIVGSLTPEDQDYLARNLFAFFKRDYRRVAQLHIDSGWVPAETKLNEFEAAIRTVCEPIFEKPLKDISFGQVLMRLFQTARRFNMEVQPQLVLLQKTLLNIEGLGRQLYPDLDLWNTAQPFLERWMRERVSPKTLLGNLQSQVEQLPHLANMTRDLLERMSQPHAKDPPAPWPERKDDWFLRLLGAAHLGGGAVLAAGGPLQDLGHWPAGIMVAVGLYLVVRR from the coding sequence ATGAAGCTGCTCGCCGTCCGCCGTTTGTTTCGTATCCAGCGCGTGGTCATCCGCTACCGTCTCGATGACCTGCTGTTCGCCTTGCCCTTGCCCTGGTTCCTGCTGGCGGTGCGCTATGTGCTGCCGTGGCGCTGGTTTCCGCGCAAGAGCCTCGATCTGAGCCGTGGCGCACGCCTGCGCCTGGCCCTGCAGGACCTGGGACCGATTTTCATCAAGTTCGGACAAATCCTGTCCACTCGCCGCGATTTGCTGCCCGAAGACATCGCCGACGAGTTGATGCTGTTGCAGGACCGCGTGCCACCGTTCGACTCGCAACTGTCGATGAAGCTGATCGAGGAGCAGTTGGGCAAAAAAATCAGCGAAGTCTTCAGCCGCTTCGATATCGCGCCCCTGGCCTCGGCCTCGGTGGCCCAGGTGCATGCCGCGCAACTCAAGACCGGCGAAGAAGTCGTGGTCAAGGTGATTCGTCCCGGGCTCAAGCCGATCATCGGCCAGGACCTGGCGTGGCTGTTCATCCTCGCCCGCGCCGCCGAGCGCTTCTCCGCCGATGCGCGCCTGCTGCACCCGGTAGACGTGGTCGCCGACTACGAAAAAACCATCTACGACGAACTCGACCTGTTGCGCGAAGCGGCCAACGCCAGCCAGCTCAAACGCAACTTCGAAGGTTCGCCGCTGCTCTACGTGCCACAAGTCTATTGGGACTGGTGCCGGCCGAAAGTGCTGGTGATGGAGCGCATCTATGGCGTTCAGGTGACCGACCTGGCGACCCTGGCCGACCAGCGCACCGACATGAAAATGCTCGCCGAACGCGGTGTGGAGATTTTCTTCACCCAGGTGTTCCGTGACAGTTTCTTCCACGCCGACATGCACCCCGGCAACATTTTTGTCAGCACGGTCAACCCGTGGAGCCCGCAGTACATTGCCATCGACTGCGGCATCGTCGGCAGCCTAACGCCGGAAGACCAGGACTACCTGGCGCGCAACCTGTTTGCCTTCTTCAAGCGCGATTACCGCCGCGTGGCGCAGCTACACATCGATTCGGGCTGGGTGCCGGCAGAAACCAAGCTCAACGAATTCGAAGCGGCGATCCGCACCGTCTGCGAACCGATCTTCGAAAAACCGTTAAAGGATATTTCCTTCGGCCAAGTGCTGATGCGCCTATTCCAGACCGCACGGCGCTTCAATATGGAAGTCCAGCCGCAACTGGTGCTGCTGCAGAAAACCCTGCTCAACATCGAAGGCCTGGGCCGCCAGCTGTATCCGGACCTGGATTTGTGGAACACCGCACAGCCGTTCCTCGAGCGCTGGATGCGCGAGCGGGTCAGCCCAAAAACCCTGCTGGGCAACCTGCAGAGCCAGGTCGAGCAATTGCCGCATCTGGCCAACATGACCCGCGACTTGCTTGAGCGCATGTCCCAGCCCCACGCCAAGGACCCGCCCGCGCCGTGGCCCGAGCGCAAGGACGACTGGTTCCTGCGTCTGCTGGGTGCGGCACACTTGGGCGGCGGCGCGGTGCTCGCGGCCGGTGGACCGCTACAGGATCTTGGGCATTGGCCAGCGGGGATCATGGTCGCCGTCGGCCTGTATCTGGTCGTGCGCCGATAG
- the hisI gene encoding phosphoribosyl-AMP cyclohydrolase, whose translation MKDWLDEIKWDSDGLVPAIAQDHKTGRVLMMAWMNREALSLTAVEQRAIYWSRSRGKLWRKGEESGHVQKLHEMRLDCDADVIILMVEQIGHIACHTGRHSCFYRVFENGEWKTVEPVLKDPHAIYSAGH comes from the coding sequence ATGAAAGACTGGCTGGACGAGATCAAGTGGGACAGTGACGGCCTGGTGCCGGCCATTGCCCAGGACCACAAGACCGGGCGCGTGCTGATGATGGCCTGGATGAACCGCGAAGCCTTGAGCCTGACCGCCGTCGAGCAGCGCGCCATCTATTGGTCACGTTCGCGTGGCAAACTGTGGCGCAAGGGCGAGGAGTCCGGGCACGTGCAAAAGCTGCATGAGATGCGCCTCGACTGCGACGCCGACGTGATCATCCTGATGGTCGAGCAGATTGGCCACATCGCTTGTCACACCGGCCGTCACAGCTGCTTCTACCGGGTGTTCGAGAACGGCGAATGGAAAACCGTCGAGCCCGTCCTCAAAGACCCGCACGCTATCTATTCGGCAGGACACTGA
- a CDS encoding phosphoribosyl-ATP diphosphatase: MTDTLNRLAQVLEDRKGAAADSSYVASLYHKGLNKILEKLGEESVETIIAAKDAQISGDCSDVIYETADLWFHSLVMLAQLGQHPQAVLDELDRRFGLSGHAEKASRPSA; this comes from the coding sequence ATGACCGATACACTCAACCGTCTGGCCCAGGTGCTGGAAGACCGCAAAGGCGCGGCCGCCGATAGCTCCTATGTGGCCAGCCTGTATCACAAGGGCTTGAACAAGATTCTCGAGAAGCTCGGCGAAGAGTCCGTCGAGACCATCATTGCAGCCAAGGACGCACAAATCAGCGGCGACTGCAGCGATGTGATCTACGAAACCGCCGACTTGTGGTTCCACAGTCTGGTCATGCTCGCCCAACTGGGGCAGCATCCGCAGGCCGTGCTTGATGAACTGGACCGTCGCTTCGGCTTGTCCGGGCACGCCGAAAAGGCCTCGCGCCCGTCCGCCTGA
- a CDS encoding twin-arginine translocase TatA/TatE family subunit — protein sequence MGIFDWKHWVVILIVVVLVFGTKKLKNLGTDVGESIKGFRKAMNDDEKPADNAANPVPPAQPVHPQATQPITERRTFDVQPEKVEEPTRKDS from the coding sequence ATGGGCATTTTTGACTGGAAACATTGGGTCGTTATTCTCATCGTGGTTGTCCTGGTGTTCGGTACCAAAAAACTGAAAAACCTCGGCACCGACGTCGGCGAGTCCATCAAGGGCTTTCGCAAAGCCATGAACGATGACGAAAAACCGGCCGATAACGCCGCCAACCCGGTTCCGCCGGCGCAGCCTGTGCACCCGCAGGCCACCCAACCGATCACTGAACGTCGCACCTTCGACGTGCAGCCCGAGAAAGTCGAAGAGCCGACCCGCAAAGACTCGTGA
- the tatB gene encoding Sec-independent protein translocase protein TatB, whose protein sequence is MFGISFTELLLVGLVALLVLGPERLPGAARTAGLWIGRLKRSFNAIKQEVEREIGADEIRRQLHNEHILSLEQDARKILAPQQQAPAPVEPLAEQSIAPVAEAAPAATPAPVTAPTEAAPTPAASPAPHDPTLPPRAP, encoded by the coding sequence ATGTTTGGTATCAGCTTCACTGAACTGCTGCTCGTCGGCCTCGTTGCGCTGTTGGTGCTGGGGCCGGAACGCCTGCCCGGCGCAGCACGTACGGCCGGCCTGTGGATCGGGCGCCTGAAACGCAGTTTCAACGCGATCAAACAGGAAGTTGAACGGGAAATAGGCGCCGACGAGATTCGTCGGCAGTTGCACAACGAACATATCCTGTCCCTGGAGCAGGACGCGCGAAAAATCCTCGCGCCCCAGCAGCAGGCACCTGCGCCGGTCGAACCGCTGGCCGAGCAGAGCATTGCGCCCGTGGCTGAAGCCGCGCCGGCTGCAACGCCCGCGCCCGTCACAGCGCCGACAGAAGCCGCGCCGACGCCTGCTGCGTCGCCCGCTCCCCACGACCCTACATTGCCGCCGCGAGCCCCATGA
- the tatC gene encoding twin-arginine translocase subunit TatC, which yields MSADKPENDQHMPLVSHLTELRTRLLRCVAAIFVIFAGLFAFTQQIYTFVSTPLREYLPAGATMIATDVSSPFLTPLKLTMMVSLFLAIPVILHQVWGFIAPGLYKHEKRIAVPLLVSSIMLFYTGMAFAYFLVFPLIFKFFAAATPAGVEMMTDITSYLDFVMTLFFAFGVAFEIPVAVVLLVWIGVVDVKYLRKIRPYVIIGCFVVGMILTPPDIFSQTLLAVPMWMLFEVGILFGSLVSKRGERPDEQPADDDQPPATQP from the coding sequence ATGAGCGCTGATAAACCGGAAAACGACCAGCACATGCCGCTGGTCTCGCACCTCACCGAGTTGCGCACCCGCCTGCTGCGCTGTGTCGCGGCGATCTTTGTGATCTTTGCCGGGCTGTTTGCCTTTACCCAGCAGATCTACACCTTCGTCTCGACGCCGCTGCGCGAATACCTGCCGGCAGGCGCGACGATGATCGCCACCGACGTGTCCTCGCCGTTCCTCACGCCGTTGAAACTGACGATGATGGTCTCGCTGTTCCTGGCGATCCCGGTGATCCTGCACCAGGTCTGGGGCTTTATCGCGCCGGGGTTGTACAAGCACGAAAAACGCATCGCAGTGCCACTGCTGGTGTCGAGCATCATGCTGTTCTACACCGGCATGGCATTCGCCTACTTTCTGGTGTTCCCGCTGATCTTCAAGTTCTTCGCCGCCGCGACGCCGGCCGGCGTGGAAATGATGACCGATATCACCAGCTACCTCGATTTCGTGATGACGCTGTTCTTCGCCTTCGGCGTAGCCTTCGAGATCCCGGTGGCCGTGGTGCTGCTGGTGTGGATCGGTGTGGTCGACGTCAAGTACCTGCGCAAGATCCGTCCGTACGTGATCATCGGCTGCTTTGTGGTCGGGATGATCCTGACGCCACCGGACATCTTCTCGCAAACCCTGTTAGCCGTGCCAATGTGGATGTTGTTCGAAGTCGGCATCCTGTTTGGCAGCCTGGTGAGCAAGCGCGGCGAACGCCCGGATGAGCAACCCGCCGACGACGACCAGCCGCCAGCCACACAACCGTGA
- a CDS encoding 16S rRNA (uracil(1498)-N(3))-methyltransferase has protein sequence MNLLLLEQADFIAADRVVLRDRRLVHMQDVHRAAVGDRLRVGRIDGLMGNAELLRLEAGEAELQISLDQPPPAKLPLTLLLALPRPKMLRRVLQTVAAMGVPRLVLVNSYRVEKSFWQTPFLEPEAIREQLILGLEQARDTVLPEIIIEKRFKPFVEDRLPALTQGTLGLIGHPGNYPPCPRGLDEPVTLAIGPEGGWIPYEVDLLANAGLQPVQLGARILRVETAVTALLARLF, from the coding sequence GTGAACCTGCTGCTGCTGGAACAGGCCGACTTTATCGCGGCTGACCGAGTGGTCCTGCGTGATCGGCGCCTGGTGCACATGCAGGACGTCCACCGCGCCGCTGTCGGCGACCGCCTGCGTGTCGGGCGGATTGACGGACTGATGGGCAACGCCGAACTGCTGCGCCTGGAAGCCGGCGAAGCGGAACTGCAGATTTCCCTTGATCAGCCGCCACCCGCCAAATTGCCGCTGACCCTGTTGCTCGCCCTGCCTCGACCAAAAATGCTGCGCAGGGTCCTGCAAACCGTGGCCGCCATGGGCGTGCCGCGGCTGGTGCTGGTCAATAGCTATCGAGTGGAAAAGAGCTTTTGGCAGACACCGTTTCTCGAACCCGAAGCGATCCGCGAGCAACTGATCCTCGGCCTGGAACAGGCCCGGGACACGGTATTGCCCGAAATCATCATCGAAAAACGCTTCAAGCCCTTTGTCGAAGACCGCCTGCCGGCCCTCACCCAAGGAACCCTTGGCCTGATCGGTCATCCCGGCAATTACCCGCCATGCCCACGCGGGCTGGATGAACCGGTGACCCTGGCCATCGGCCCGGAGGGCGGCTGGATCCCCTACGAAGTGGACTTGCTGGCCAACGCCGGTTTGCAGCCAGTGCAATTGGGTGCGCGGATCCTGCGGGTCGAAACCGCCGTCACCGCCTTGCTCGCCCGCCTGTTCTGA
- a CDS encoding methyl-accepting chemotaxis protein, whose product MTATVQEVARNAEEASEAAAAADQQAREGDKVVGEAIAQIERLASEVGNSTEAMGHLKRESDKIGSVLDVIKSVAQQTNLLALNAAIEAARAGEAGRGFAVVADEVRSLALRTQQSTEEIEELIAGLQSGTQQVATIMDNSRGLTDSSVELTRRAGSALENITRTVSAIQAMNQQIATAAEQQSAVAEEINRSVLNVRDVSEQTSAASEETAASSAELARLGVYLQSLVGRFRI is encoded by the coding sequence ATGACTGCCACGGTGCAGGAAGTGGCGCGCAACGCCGAGGAAGCGTCGGAAGCCGCCGCTGCCGCCGACCAACAGGCCCGCGAAGGCGACAAGGTGGTGGGTGAGGCCATCGCCCAGATCGAACGCCTGGCCAGCGAAGTCGGTAACTCCACCGAAGCCATGGGCCACCTCAAACGTGAAAGCGACAAGATCGGCAGCGTGCTGGACGTGATCAAGTCCGTCGCCCAGCAAACCAACCTGCTGGCCCTCAACGCCGCGATTGAAGCCGCTCGCGCCGGTGAAGCCGGGCGCGGTTTCGCCGTCGTGGCCGATGAAGTACGCAGCCTGGCACTGCGCACGCAGCAGTCCACCGAGGAAATCGAGGAACTGATTGCCGGCCTGCAAAGCGGCACACAACAAGTCGCGACCATCATGGATAACAGCCGTGGTCTGACCGACAGCAGCGTCGAGTTGACCCGTCGCGCCGGTAGCGCGCTGGAGAACATCACGCGTACCGTCTCGGCCATCCAGGCGATGAACCAGCAAATCGCCACGGCGGCCGAACAACAGAGCGCCGTGGCCGAGGAAATCAACCGCAGCGTGCTCAACGTACGTGACGTTTCAGAACAGACCTCGGCGGCCAGCGAAGAAACCGCCGCGTCCAGCGCGGAGCTGGCACGGCTGGGGGTTTACCTGCAAAGTCTGGTCGGGCGTTTCCGGATCTGA
- a CDS encoding amino acid ABC transporter ATP-binding protein — MIEVRDLVKVFDTRGQVVRAVDNVSTQVAKGEVLVVIGPSGSGKSTFLRCLNGLEEFDSGSVSIDGLQLADPKTDVNAYRREVGMVFQHFNLFPHMTVLENLCLAQKVVRKRGKREREAKALALLEKVGIAQKANEFPSRLSGGQQQRVAIARALAMEPKVMLFDEPTSALDPEMVGEVLDVMKTLALEGMTMVCVTHEMGFAREVADRVLFFDHGKLLEDAAPAQFFDAPKDPRAQAFLRQVL, encoded by the coding sequence GTGATTGAAGTTCGCGATCTGGTAAAAGTCTTCGACACCCGTGGGCAAGTGGTCCGTGCGGTGGATAACGTCAGCACCCAGGTGGCCAAGGGCGAGGTGTTGGTAGTGATTGGCCCGTCTGGCTCTGGCAAATCGACCTTCCTGCGCTGCCTGAATGGCCTGGAAGAATTCGATTCCGGCTCGGTGAGCATCGACGGCCTGCAACTGGCTGACCCGAAAACCGACGTGAATGCCTACCGGCGGGAGGTGGGCATGGTGTTTCAACACTTCAACCTGTTCCCTCACATGACCGTGTTGGAGAACCTGTGCCTGGCGCAGAAAGTCGTGCGCAAGCGCGGCAAGCGAGAGCGTGAAGCCAAGGCCCTGGCGTTACTGGAGAAGGTGGGCATTGCGCAGAAAGCCAACGAGTTCCCGTCGCGGCTTTCCGGTGGTCAGCAACAGCGCGTGGCGATTGCCCGGGCGCTGGCGATGGAGCCCAAGGTCATGCTGTTCGACGAACCCACTTCGGCGCTGGATCCGGAAATGGTTGGCGAAGTGCTCGACGTCATGAAGACCCTGGCCCTGGAAGGCATGACCATGGTCTGCGTGACCCACGAAATGGGGTTCGCCCGGGAAGTGGCGGATCGGGTGCTGTTTTTCGATCATGGCAAGCTGTTGGAAGACGCGGCTCCGGCGCAGTTTTTCGATGCGCCGAAGGATCCCCGTGCCCAGGCGTTTTTGCGCCAGGTACTGTAA
- a CDS encoding amino acid ABC transporter permease: protein MKQKKAQWPWHLLTLLVLVGLAGALYYATSLMSYEWRWNRVPQYFAYQAEEPQRAADISTVIELVRNGDTARVTLRNDAGGEQQLTVAEDSLQVARGDDVAEGDAVGVTRHWALGPLMWGLWTTLWLSLVSGILGLLIGLATGLCRLSNNPTLRDLSTIYVELVRGTPLLVQIFIFYFFIGTVLNLSREFAGIAALSLFTGAYVAEIVRAGVQSIARGQGEAARSLGLSAGQSMRHVVLPQAFKRVLPPLAGQFISLVKDTSLVSVIAITELLKSGREVITTSFSPFEILFCVAGLYLLINLPLSKMASRLERRLAQSD from the coding sequence ATGAAACAGAAAAAAGCCCAATGGCCCTGGCACCTGCTGACCTTGCTGGTGCTGGTTGGCCTGGCGGGTGCGTTGTACTACGCCACCTCGCTGATGTCCTACGAATGGCGCTGGAACCGCGTACCGCAATATTTTGCCTATCAAGCCGAAGAGCCCCAGCGGGCGGCGGATATCTCCACCGTCATTGAACTGGTGCGCAACGGTGATACCGCCCGAGTGACCCTGCGCAACGATGCCGGCGGCGAGCAACAACTGACTGTCGCCGAGGACAGCCTGCAAGTGGCGCGCGGCGATGATGTGGCCGAGGGCGATGCGGTCGGCGTGACTCGGCACTGGGCGCTGGGCCCGCTGATGTGGGGTTTGTGGACCACGCTGTGGCTGTCGTTGGTGTCCGGTATCCTGGGTCTGCTGATTGGCTTGGCGACAGGGCTGTGTCGGTTATCGAATAACCCGACCTTGCGTGACTTGTCGACGATTTACGTCGAGTTGGTGCGCGGCACGCCGCTGTTGGTGCAGATTTTCATTTTCTATTTCTTCATCGGTACGGTGCTGAATCTGTCTCGCGAGTTTGCCGGTATCGCAGCGCTGTCGTTGTTCACCGGGGCTTACGTGGCGGAAATCGTTCGCGCGGGTGTGCAGTCGATTGCCCGTGGCCAAGGTGAGGCCGCGCGCTCCCTGGGCTTGAGTGCCGGCCAATCGATGCGCCATGTGGTGTTGCCGCAAGCCTTCAAGCGGGTGCTGCCACCGTTGGCCGGACAATTTATCAGCCTGGTCAAGGACACCTCGCTGGTGTCGGTGATCGCCATTACCGAGTTGCTCAAGAGCGGGCGTGAAGTCATCACCACCTCATTCTCGCCCTTCGAAATCCTGTTCTGTGTGGCAGGCTTGTACCTGCTGATCAACCTGCCGCTGTCGAAAATGGCCAGCCGGCTTGAGCGGAGGCTCGCGCAAAGTGATTGA
- a CDS encoding transporter substrate-binding domain-containing protein: MKKYLSMLLLGVTSLLAVSAAQAGAIDDAVKRGTLKVGMDPTYMPFEMTNKRGEIIGFEVDLLKALAKSMGVKLELVSTGYDGIIPAFLTGKFDMIGSGMTLTQERNLRLNFSEPFIVVGQTLLIRKELEGTIKSYKDLNDEKYRLTSKLGTTGEMQAKKLISKAKYHGYDNEQEGVLDVVNGKADAFVYDAPYNVVAEKKVGSGKLVHLDEPFTYEPLAFGLKKGDYDSINFINNFLHQIKHDGTYDRLHDKWFKRSEWLKDME; encoded by the coding sequence ATGAAAAAGTATCTTTCGATGCTGTTGCTCGGCGTCACGTCGTTGTTGGCCGTCAGTGCGGCCCAGGCGGGTGCGATTGACGACGCGGTCAAGCGCGGGACGCTGAAAGTTGGCATGGACCCGACCTACATGCCGTTCGAGATGACTAACAAACGTGGTGAGATCATTGGCTTTGAGGTCGACCTGCTCAAGGCGCTGGCCAAGTCCATGGGCGTCAAGCTGGAGCTGGTCTCCACCGGTTACGACGGTATCATCCCGGCATTCCTGACCGGCAAGTTCGACATGATCGGCAGCGGCATGACCCTGACCCAGGAGCGCAATCTGCGCCTGAACTTCAGCGAACCCTTCATTGTGGTTGGCCAGACCCTGCTGATTCGCAAAGAGCTGGAAGGCACTATCAAGTCCTACAAAGACCTTAATGACGAAAAATATCGCCTGACCTCCAAGCTTGGCACCACCGGTGAGATGCAGGCCAAGAAGTTGATCTCCAAGGCCAAGTACCACGGCTACGACAACGAGCAGGAAGGTGTGCTCGACGTGGTCAACGGCAAGGCTGACGCGTTCGTCTATGACGCACCGTATAACGTTGTGGCAGAGAAAAAAGTCGGCAGCGGCAAGCTGGTGCACCTCGACGAACCCTTCACCTATGAGCCGCTGGCCTTTGGCCTGAAGAAGGGCGACTACGACAGCATCAACTTCATCAATAACTTCCTGCACCAGATCAAGCACGACGGCACCTACGATCGTCTCCATGACAAGTGGTTCAAACGCTCCGAGTGGCTCAAGGACATGGAATAA
- a CDS encoding transporter substrate-binding domain-containing protein, with protein sequence MITRYLSVLLLGIVTFFHLDLARAGAIEDAVRRGVLKVGTNPAYIPFEMTDKRGHIVGFEIDLLQEMSKALGVELELVPVAYTDLIPGLLADQFDMIGSGMTVTQKRNLQLNFSDAFIIVGQTILLHPRLAGKVSSVEDLNEAGYRIAATDGTTGEAAAQRFLGAAHLRSFPTPEEGVQQLVDGEVDAFIHDAPYNLIAMVKPQNRELLALEQPFTYEPLAFGLKKGDYDSLNWINHFLNQIAQDGTYDRLHDKWFRDTDWLSEID encoded by the coding sequence ATGATCACAAGGTATTTGTCGGTGCTGCTGCTGGGCATCGTCACGTTTTTTCACCTGGACCTGGCGCGGGCGGGCGCCATTGAGGATGCCGTACGGCGCGGAGTGCTGAAAGTAGGCACCAATCCCGCTTATATTCCCTTTGAAATGACCGACAAGCGGGGACATATCGTTGGCTTCGAGATCGATCTGCTGCAGGAAATGAGCAAAGCGCTGGGTGTGGAACTGGAGTTGGTCCCGGTGGCTTATACCGATCTGATCCCGGGCCTGTTGGCCGACCAGTTCGACATGATTGGCAGCGGCATGACCGTGACCCAGAAACGCAACCTGCAGCTCAACTTCAGCGACGCGTTCATCATTGTCGGCCAGACCATCCTGCTTCATCCCAGGCTGGCAGGAAAGGTCAGCAGTGTCGAAGACTTGAACGAGGCCGGCTATCGGATCGCGGCAACGGACGGCACCACGGGAGAAGCCGCGGCCCAGCGTTTTTTGGGCGCGGCGCACTTGCGCAGTTTTCCGACACCGGAGGAAGGTGTGCAGCAGTTAGTCGACGGTGAAGTCGATGCCTTTATTCATGATGCGCCCTACAACCTGATCGCCATGGTCAAGCCGCAAAACCGCGAGCTGTTGGCCCTGGAGCAGCCCTTTACCTACGAACCGCTGGCGTTTGGCTTGAAAAAGGGTGATTACGACAGCCTCAACTGGATCAATCATTTTCTCAATCAGATAGCCCAGGATGGCACCTATGATCGCCTGCATGACAAGTGGTTCAGGGATACGGACTGGCTGTCGGAGATAGACTGA